The genomic stretch TGTCATATCTTGTTGCTACCGCGCGGAAATTTTTGAGTTTGTTGAAGAAACGCTCCACTGCGTTGCGTGCTTTGTAACGCTCGCGATCATGCGGGATGACAGGATTGCGTTGCGGCATCGAAGGGATCACGGCTTGCGCCTTCTGTTTGGCGATCAAATCACGGATCGCGTTGCTGTCATAGGCGCGATCCGCCAGCACGCTGCAGCCTTCTTTCAGTCGATCCAGCATCTGCTCTGCCGCGTGTCCATCATAGGCCTGCCCAGCCGTCAGCATGAGCCGGATCGGGCGGCCAAGCGCGTCCACCAAAGCGTGGATTTTCGTTGTCAGCCCGCCCCTTGAGCGACCCAGGCAATCGGATCGCCCCCTTTTTAGGGCCATTTGCGCCCTGTTGGTGTACCCGGATGGAGGAGCTGTCAATCATTTGCACCTCACCCTCATATGCCTCTGATATTGCTTCAAGAATACGCGCCCAGTGGCCCGCACGCCGCCAGCGGTTGAAGCGGTTCACACAGGTCGTATGCGGCCCGTATCGTGCAGGAATGTCTGCCCAGGGCGCACCAGTCCGCAAGCGCCAGAAGATGCCGTTCAAAACCCGCCGGTCATCCACACGGGGCTTGCCGCGCACCTTCGTCGGCAGCAACGGCTGGATCACCGACCATTCAAAATCTGTCAAATCAAAACGTGCCATTCTCACCTCCACATTTGCCGGAAAGTGAATCACGTTTTCTAAAGTCTGTGAATCCCTTTTATGGGTATGTGACCTAGGGTCCGGCCCTACAAATCCGCCTGCATCATATGACCCGGTGCAAACAGCAGCCGCACGCGGGTGACGGCGGTTGCACCGTTCCAGGTGTTGCGCGTCACGGCAAACAGGGCCGCCCCTTCAAGACATCCCAGCTCATGCGCTTCGGAGCGGCTGGCGTTGTGCGCCGACAGGGCGATGTCGCCACGGGTATAGGGCGTGTGTTCCAGCAGCCATTCGTTCGCGCTGGTGGTGTCAAACGACTGGTCCAACACCCCCGGCGCCCCCTGCGGATTGATCCAGCGGTCTTCCAGCGCATAGGGGGTGTCGTCGGAAAAATGCAGCGCGCGCACATGCAGCAGGGCACTGTCGCGCGTCATGAGCGCGGCGCGCACGCGGGCAGGCGGGGGCATCAGCGCGCGTTCCAGCAGGCTATAACCATAGCGCCCGCCCTTGTCTTCGACCTCCTGGCGGATCACCGCAATCGACAGGGTGGCCCGCGCCACCGGTTGCAGCGCCACGCGTGTGCCTGCCTTGCGCTTGCGGTCCAGCAGACCGGCCTCGGCCACCGCCCGCAGTGCGCGGTTGACCGTGGCGCGGGCGCAGCCGAATTCGGCGGCCAGATCGGCCTCGTTCGGGATCAGATCGCCCGGCGCCCATTCGCGGGCATGAATGCGGCGCAGCACCTCTTGTTGCACCGCTTGCCAGTTGCGAAAGGCTGTTGTCACAGGGCATCCCCCAGCGATTTTATCACCTTGCGATAGGCGGCCACGATAGCCTCGCGCCGGATGTGCGCGCCGTTCTGTACCACATGGCGGCCTGCCGACCAGACATCGCGCACCAGCCGGTCGTCACCGGCAAAGATCCAGCTGTCCAGCGCCTGATCGCCGCTGCGCCCCTCAAGGTGGATCGAACCGGAATCGAGCGCCAGCAGATCGGCCCATTGTCCAACGGCGATGGCCCCGCTGTCGCGCCCCGCAGCCTGCGCGCCGCCTGCCAGCACGGCGTCAAGGATGCGACGCGCCGTCGATGCCTGTTCTGTCGCCAGCGCCGCG from Pseudosulfitobacter sp. DSM 107133 encodes the following:
- a CDS encoding GntR family transcriptional regulator, which codes for MTTAFRNWQAVQQEVLRRIHAREWAPGDLIPNEADLAAEFGCARATVNRALRAVAEAGLLDRKRKAGTRVALQPVARATLSIAVIRQEVEDKGGRYGYSLLERALMPPPARVRAALMTRDSALLHVRALHFSDDTPYALEDRWINPQGAPGVLDQSFDTTSANEWLLEHTPYTRGDIALSAHNASRSEAHELGCLEGAALFAVTRNTWNGATAVTRVRLLFAPGHMMQADL